TGTAAACCAGTTAACCAAACTCCGGGATATACATATGGTGATATTACGTAAATGCCCTCAACATGTCGGTTTCTAGGTGAAGGAGGGCTGTAATTACGGTAGTGCCCCTAAAATGTAAAACGTTTAGAAGACAATTGTGCAAAAGACAAAATAACAAACGTGATTTGTCTTGCTATGTTGTGAATGAAACAATGGACACTCATACCCCTCCCCTAACAAAACAAACAACCTCTTCCCCTCAATACACAGAGACATTATCTTTCTCCTCCACAACCGACATCATCTTtctcctctcctctcctctcctctcctATCATCTCCTCTCCTCCACAGATTGTTATGAGCTtatactatatatgaaataagaTTAGACATACCAAATCGAACGGCAAGGTTGAAGGATCCTGGTGAGTGGTGAATCGGCGGTGAGTGAGAGGATTGTGGTGAATCGGCGGCGAGTTGGAGGACGGTGGTGAATCGGCGGCGAGTTGGAGGCTGAACTGATGATGGGATTTGCCGATTTGGGAATGGGCGGTGTTTGTGAAACTGATTCGAAAAATTACGGTTGGAAAGAAATGAAAGCGTTCTATTTGTGTATATCCAGGTCCCACAacgggggtgtttgggattccttctcaGAAACAACTTATTAATTTATACTAGCGGTAAAATCTGTGTGCAAACAACGCTGGTTTTAGAAAATTTATatactacattttattaaacggCGAATGACTATAAATTTTTTAAGGTTAAAGTAAAAATAGATTAAAGTAAAAATAGATTATAAAAAAGGGAACATCTTTTAAACAACGAATGACTATAAATTTTTAAGGTTTAAGTAAAAATAGATTATAAAAAGGGAACATCTTATCATTTTCAAGTTAGTAGCGTCGATGTGGTCTATACATGTTATAGATAAGTCATAAGTTATAAGTTAGAATTTCTAACTTCTCAAAAACAATTTTTCACacacaaaaacaacttaaataagTTAAACTAAACACtataaaaacaacttattaacttttataagtcaataagttataagttgctccaaaataagctaacccaaacacccacAACATGTCCCCAAACAACGACACGAAGTGAAACAAGACAGGCGAGTAAAGAACGATTATGGTTAAGTTGGGTTCCTTTGAAAGTCACGAGCTTCATATCGAGAGCGAAAGAGAATCGGATTCCACAAAAGATGCATTACACAAGCGAGATATGATCTAGGTTTCAAATTTCTGTGTATTATGTGGTAGACATCTTGAATCCATGGAGCACATTTTTGCTAATTGTGGATTTGCAAGATATGTATGGTGCATGATACACAATTAATGCAATTTAACCACCCATCAATttaacccgttttgacccatgacccgacccgacccgacccaacccgtttgccaggtctattAATAATCGAACCGATATTAAAACAACCTTTATGTTCTTATTAAAAATTCTTATATGTCAGAAAAGGATTGTTATATTAAGAAACAACCTTTAGGACGCATCACTTGTTTTATAGCAATTGATTAGAAACCAGGAAAGCACACTAAAGGTTATATTAAGAAACAACCTTTAGGACGCATCACTTGTTTTATACAAACAATATTGATATCATGTAAACACATTGGTGGCTAAAAACCTCATACGATCGTATCGTCTACAAACATCAATCTATACATTACATGTAGCTAAAAGAGTTTGGGACCTTAAGACGGTAACAGAAATACGAAGCATGAGATTTAAGAACTTCGTTTTCAAAATTTAGCACTACACCTTATGTCATACTAAGGTCCCATCTTAAGCATGTCCATTGAAGTATGCAAGTAAAACAAGTTTACCGACGCAGTGATGCTACATGTAAGAAAGAGAAGTATTGGAACATAACCATTCATATCATTCTACAATTGTCGCTTGCACAAACAGAACAATACGTTGTATTTATTCAGCACCAGTCTCCTCCACCGACTTCTTGTACTCTGGCTTGAGCTCATATGTTCCTTGATTGGTTCCCCGTTTATTGTACACACAAAGCTCATTCAAAATCTCTTTCAAGAATTGCTGTAACGAAAATCAAAACAACTCATTATAATAAATAACCACAAGGTTAAGTCGAGAAAACACAAATAATACGAGCACTTACTGCTGGTTGATCGGTTTCTATAACCAACTGCTTTAAAGCCCAGTTAGGTTGTCTCTCAAAAAGCTTAAACATGATATCCTCCAATTCTCCACGATCCCTTCGAGTTCTTTTGACCTCTGGTCCCTTAACTGGTGCAGCTTTTTTCTTTTCCTGTATATATAAAcacaatttagaaaaaaaaaataataggaTAATTCTTCGTATCTAcaactaggggtgtaaacaagcccaaaGGCTCGAGAGCTattatcggctcggttaaaagctcgaacgagccgagctttaaCGAGCCGGAGCCCGAGCTcaagcctgaaatagagctcgttgaTTTAtcaagcccgagctcgagcctgaaatacaaagctcgtttaggctcccaaacaacattttatttttttatatataatataataataaggATGATAACATTGGCGAGTCAAACTCGAGCCgcgctttggctcgtttaagcgatatTGAAGTGAgatcgagccgagcttttagctcgtttgaggttgttctcaaaatagcttgagctgagccgagctcgagctcgagctttaggtTTTACTGGcaagccaagctcgagctcaaataagtaggctcgaaccgagccgagctcgagcgcgagcttcataaaaacatgacgagccgagctcgagcccagtcgagctcgggctcggcccggctcgtttacacctcTATGACTACAATTTGTTTAGGGATGTGAATACCTTAGAATTGGAAGCAATTAAACCAACCATTCCGGGCATTGGCCTCATGTGCAGCCCTCGGTCATTATCAATCACCTATAAAACCAAACAAGGAAGAGAACATGTACCGTAAAGTTATCATAAACTGCCTAAAATAATGAGAAAATGATCTACCTGTATTTGTCTATTCTTGATCATTGATTTATTTGTTCTTTCACGGCACATTCTACGATACTCCTCCATGTTCTTATTATTGGGTTGCATATCGAATTTGTGTTCAACTTTCCCTTCGGTAGCAACCCTTCCTATTACACAGAAAGAGATATAAATACATGCACATATATTCCCGCAACATTTGATTAAAGCCTTTCGAAACAGAAAAAGAATTGACTGATTTTGATCCTCACCTTGGCTTGATTCAGAGAAAATACCCATAGGTACAAAATCTTTGAACATATTTAGCGCATAACTTTTGGGCATATTCACAGTCTCGCTGCCAGCCATCTCCATAGAGAACTGATTCCCAGAACAACAGATAAACAGTCATTTCCAACAATCCACAAATGTAACATATAacctttttttttacaaaaagccACCGATCTTCCTAACCTCCATTGAccatagtta
This is a stretch of genomic DNA from Helianthus annuus cultivar XRQ/B chromosome 16, HanXRQr2.0-SUNRISE, whole genome shotgun sequence. It encodes these proteins:
- the LOC110915294 gene encoding transcription initiation factor IIF subunit beta, translated to MEDDQKNQNNTNLETTRADRSVWLMKCPVIVAKSWNNIPPDSQQNLAKVVVSLDPLRPEDPSSLQFSMEMAGSETVNMPKSYALNMFKDFVPMGIFSESSQGRVATEGKVEHKFDMQPNNKNMEEYRRMCRERTNKSMIKNRQIQVIDNDRGLHMRPMPGMVGLIASNSKEKKKAAPVKGPEVKRTRRDRGELEDIMFKLFERQPNWALKQLVIETDQPAQFLKEILNELCVYNKRGTNQGTYELKPEYKKSVEETGAE